From a single Capsicum annuum cultivar UCD-10X-F1 chromosome 12, UCD10Xv1.1, whole genome shotgun sequence genomic region:
- the LOC107851093 gene encoding U11/U12 small nuclear ribonucleoprotein 25 kDa protein isoform X1 codes for MGHHETNSSSSRDRSPSQQRHRHRRKERDLDRELSSERRERRSGRDLIERRSPRPRRDYSYSASNHQSMDHHRSSSSFSVDTERQNEVFYSTGSKNWKDRDVSMARMKADEKDLEAKEEQMTMLEMSGDLTMESKQLTEGRKEETNISLEYSSDMKKARLHSTLVALLNDPVLADVPRKPTLTDVDTLISLELGSAMRISILKLDGSSFDVTVMNSATVKDLKQAVRKRTDDTEQSQMGHRHISWRHVWSNFCLLFHNEKLLDDTAKLQDYGIRNNAQVQFIPYVISRAFKRHSKRRKHRFFHGLSKKGRTTD; via the exons ATGGGGCATCACGAGACGAATTCTTCCAGTAGTAGAGACAGGTCTCCCTCACAGCAAAGGCACAGGCATAGGCGTAAGGAAAGGGATTTGGATAGAGAATTGTCATCTGAAAGAAGAGAACGAAGGTCAGGAAGAGATTTAATTGAGCGTAGATCACCTAGGCCGAGACGTGATTACTCTTATTCGGCTTCAAATCATCAAAGCATGGATCATCATAGATCaagttcaagttttagtgttgACACAGAAAGACAAAATGAG GTCTTCTACTCAACTGGTTCCAAAAACTG GAAGGACAGAGATGTTAGCATGGCTAGAATGAAGGCAGATGAAAAGGACCTGGAAGCTAAAGAGGAG CAAATGACAATGTTGGAGATGTCTGGAGATCTTACCATGGAATCTAAACAACTCACAG AGGGAAGAAAGGAGGAAACCAACATTTCACTGGAATATAGCAGTGACATGAAGAAGGCAAGACTCCATTCAACACTGGTTGCTCTCCTCAACGATCCTGTGCTTGCTGACGTACCAAGAAAACCAACTCTGACGGATGTGGACACCCTTATCAGCTTAGAACTTGGCAGTGCTATGCGTATCTCTATCCTCAAATTGGATGGCAGCTCCTTTG ATGTGACAGTGATGAATTCCGCAACAGTTAAGGACTTGAAACAGGCTGTTCGTAAAAGGACTGACGACACCGAGCAATCTCAGATGGGCCATCGGCACATTTCTTG GAGGCATGTGTGGTCAAATTTTTGCCTTTTATTCCACAATGAGAAGTTATTAGATGATACTGCTAAACTTCAGGACTACGGCATTAGGAACAATGCTCAG GTGCAATTCATTCCCTATGTCATCTCGAGGGCCTTTAAGAGGCATTCAAAGAGGAGAAAACACAGATTCTTTCATGGCCTAAGCAAAAAGGGACGTACAACGGATTGA
- the LOC107851093 gene encoding uncharacterized protein LOC107851093 isoform X2 has protein sequence MGHHETNSSSSRDRSPSQQRHRHRRKERDLDRELSSERRERRSGRDLIERRSPRPRRDYSYSASNHQSMDHHRSSSSFSVDTERQNEVFYSTGSKNWKDRDVSMARMKADEKDLEAKEEQMTMLEMSGDLTMESKQLTEGRKEETNISLEYSSDMKKARLHSTLVALLNDPVLADVPRKPTLTDVDTLISLELGSAMRISILKLDGSSFDVTVMNSATVKDLKQAVRKRTDDTEQSQMGHRHISWRHVWSNFCLLFHNEKLLDDTAKLQDYGIRNNAQFGRCNSFPMSSRGPLRGIQRGENTDSFMA, from the exons ATGGGGCATCACGAGACGAATTCTTCCAGTAGTAGAGACAGGTCTCCCTCACAGCAAAGGCACAGGCATAGGCGTAAGGAAAGGGATTTGGATAGAGAATTGTCATCTGAAAGAAGAGAACGAAGGTCAGGAAGAGATTTAATTGAGCGTAGATCACCTAGGCCGAGACGTGATTACTCTTATTCGGCTTCAAATCATCAAAGCATGGATCATCATAGATCaagttcaagttttagtgttgACACAGAAAGACAAAATGAG GTCTTCTACTCAACTGGTTCCAAAAACTG GAAGGACAGAGATGTTAGCATGGCTAGAATGAAGGCAGATGAAAAGGACCTGGAAGCTAAAGAGGAG CAAATGACAATGTTGGAGATGTCTGGAGATCTTACCATGGAATCTAAACAACTCACAG AGGGAAGAAAGGAGGAAACCAACATTTCACTGGAATATAGCAGTGACATGAAGAAGGCAAGACTCCATTCAACACTGGTTGCTCTCCTCAACGATCCTGTGCTTGCTGACGTACCAAGAAAACCAACTCTGACGGATGTGGACACCCTTATCAGCTTAGAACTTGGCAGTGCTATGCGTATCTCTATCCTCAAATTGGATGGCAGCTCCTTTG ATGTGACAGTGATGAATTCCGCAACAGTTAAGGACTTGAAACAGGCTGTTCGTAAAAGGACTGACGACACCGAGCAATCTCAGATGGGCCATCGGCACATTTCTTG GAGGCATGTGTGGTCAAATTTTTGCCTTTTATTCCACAATGAGAAGTTATTAGATGATACTGCTAAACTTCAGGACTACGGCATTAGGAACAATGCTCAG TTTGGTAGGTGCAATTCATTCCCTATGTCATCTCGAGGGCCTTTAAGAGGCATTCAAAGAGGAGAAAACACAGATTCTTTCATGGCCTAA
- the LOC124889547 gene encoding protein DOWN-REGULATED IN DIF1 11-like has translation MAIKSMRVIDIVAIAIIISLLTPKTLGDSSDITDSNYDELDAYGSSLYYSIPDEHRNHEEAFAPAPYAEQVEECLDNISDDCGAMIFNRIMDNGKYTNVEDCCCFQLLTLGRKCHNAIIESTLARHEMKGVNAAEIWKNSDKLWEECESISPSPSY, from the coding sequence ATGGCAATTAAATCAATGAGGGTTATAGATATTGTTGCAATTGCAATAATAATTTCCTTGTTGACaccaaaaacactaggtgatagTTCTGATATTACTGACTCCAACTACGACGAATTAGATGCATATGGTTCTTCGCTATATTATTCCATTCCTGATGAGCATCGTAATCATGAAGAGGCGTTCGCACCTGCGCCATATGCTGAACAAGTGGAGGAATGTTTAGATAATATTTCAGACGATTGCGGGGCAATGATATTCAACaggataatggacaatggaaagTATACAAATGTTGAAGATTGTTGTTGCTTTCAACTTTTAACACTAGGGAGAAAATGTCATAATGCAATTATTGAATCAACTCTTGCTAGACATGAAATGAAGGGAGTGAATGCAGCTGAAATTTGGAAAAATAGTGACAAACTTTGGGAAGAATGTGAATCTATATCACCATCACCATCTTATTAA